In Procambarus clarkii isolate CNS0578487 chromosome 5, FALCON_Pclarkii_2.0, whole genome shotgun sequence, the following are encoded in one genomic region:
- the LOC138351704 gene encoding shematrin-like protein 2, whose amino-acid sequence MSYGMIGMSYGMIGMSYGMIGMSYGMIGMSYGMSYGMIGMSYGMIGMSYGMIGMSYGMIGMSYGMSYGMIGMSYGMSYGMIGMSYGMSYGMIGMSYGMIGMSYGMSYGMIGMSYGMSYGMIGMSYGMIGMSYGMSYGMIGMSYGMIGMSYGMSYGMIGMSYGMIGMSYGMIGMSYGMSYGMSYGMSYGMIGMSYGMSYGMIGMSYGMSYGMIGMSYGMIGMSYGMIGMSYGMIGMSYGIIGMSYGMSYGMIGMSYGMIGMSYGMIGMSYGMIGMSYGMIGMS is encoded by the coding sequence ATGAGTTATGGCATGATTGGCATGAGTTATGGCATGATTGGCATGAGTTATGGCATGATTGGCATGAGTTATGGCATGATTGGCATGAGTTATGGCATGAGTTATGGCATGATTGGCATGAGTTATGGCATGATTGGCATGAGTTATGGCATGATTGGCATGAGTTATGGCATGATTGGCATGAGTTATGGCATGAGTTATGGCATGATTGGCATGAGTTATGGCATGAGTTATGGCATGATTGGCATGAGTTATGGCATGAGTTATGGCATGATTGGCATGAGTTATGGCATGATTGGCATGAGTTATGGCATGAGTTATGGCATGATTGGCATGAGTTATGGCATGAGTTATGGCATGATTGGCATGAGTTATGGCATGATTGGCATGAGTTATGGCATGAGTTATGGCATGATTGGCATGAGTTATGGCATGATTGGCATGAGTTATGGCATGAGTTATGGCATGATTGGCATGAGTTATGGCATGATTGGCATGAGTTATGGCATGATTGGCATGAGTTATGGCATGAGTTATGGCATGAGTTATGGCATGAGTTATGGCATGATTGGCATGAGTTATGGCATGAGTTATGGCATGATTGGCATGAGTTATGGCATGAGTTATGGCATGATTGGCATGAGTTATGGCATGATTGGCATGAGTTATGGCATGATTGGCATGAGTTATGGCATGATTGGCATGAGTTATGGCATAATTGGCATGAGTTATGGCATGAGTTATGGCATGATTGGCATGAGTTATGGCATGATTGGCATGAGTTATGGCATGATTGGCATGAGTTATGGCATGATTGGCATGAGTTATGGCATGATTGGCATGAGTTAA